The genome window AAGTTGTGGCGCAAGCAAGCAACGGGCAGGAAGCTGTGACAATGTTTCGCCAACATCAGCCCGATGTAACGCTGATGGATATGCGGATGCCCCAAATGGATGGAGTCGCCGCCATTGCTGCGATTTGTGCGGAGTTTCCCAGCGCCCGGATTGTGGTGCTGACGACTTATGACGGCGATGAAAACATCTATCGCGGATTGCAAGCTGGTGCTAAGGGCTATCTGCTTAAGGATGCGGAACCAAAGGAGCTTTTAGCAGCAATTCGGGCGGTTTTTGAGGGTAAAAAGTACATTCCGCTGGCAGTGGGTGTTAAGTTAGCCGATCGCCTGAGTGGGCCTGAATTGAGCGATCGCGAATTAGAAGTCATCCGCCTCATAGTCGCTGGTAAAAGCAACAGCGAGATTAGTGAAGTTCTGCACATCAGCGAAAGCACCGTCAAGTTTCACATCAACAATATTTTGAGCAAAATGGGAGTTAGCGATCGCACGCAGGCCGCGATTTCCGCCTTAAAACGGGGGATTGTCAGCCTGTAGTTGAACGATCGGTATTTTTTTTACTGATAAATATGACTATTATGACTGCAAATAATGATAAATAAGACCTTAAGTTTTATGTAAAAACTTTTTAGTAAGGCTAAGCTGGAACTCCTAGGACAAATTAGCCCTGCTCAAAAAAAATGCTTTATTCATTTTTGTCCAAATCTCAAGTCAAAGTCCGCGTTTTAAAACAGTTTGCAGCCGCTGTTTCGGCGTCTTTAGCACTTAGTGCAACAACCAGTTTGAAACCCTCGCCGGTATTAGCAGCTAGCAATATCCCCCCCGCAACTCAAACCTCGACTCAGTTAGTCGCCAAACCTAATTCTAGCTTGCAGCTAGGGCAGTTGCGTACCACTGTTCCCGTGCAGACAATGCAGCTCGATCCGGGCGGATTTATCCCGATCGCGATCGGCGGTATGATAATTATTCTGGTGCTGCCGCTATTTTTTGGCGGATTGGTAGTAATTGGCGATCGCGAAGTTGGCATTGTCAGTAAAAAGTTTAGCTTCGGCGGCAAGTCTTTACCGCCCGGAGACTTAATTGCCTTAAACGGAGAAGCTGGATATCAAGCTGATACTTTGCCCCCCGGTTGGCACTGGGGTTATTGGCCTTTGCAGTACAACGTTCGCAAAGAGTCTCTGACTGTAGTTCCCCAAGGTGAAATTGCCCTGATTATCGCCGCAGGTGGTAAGTCAATTCCACCGCAGCGCATCCTCGGCAAAATCACAGAATGCGACAACTTTCAAGATGCTCGCCAATTCCTCAAAGGCGGCGGCGAAAAAGGTAGACAACTCGGCATCTTGACTGGCGGTAGCTATCGAATTAATACAGCATTATTTACAGTAATTACAGCGGCAAATGCTGCCAAACACGGGATGACACCCGAACAATTAAAGCTGTACAAAATTGCCCCAGATAAAGTAGGAATCGTCACAACTTTTGACGGCATTCCAATTCAAGATGGCGAAATTGCCGGCCCGATTATTCCGAATCACGACAACTTCCAAAACGCGCAAAAATTTATCACTGCCGGCGGGCGGCGCGGCTTGCAGGAACAGGTTTTGCTTTCCGGTTCGTGGAACCTAAATCCTTGGTTTGTCGGGGTTGACCCAGTGGCGATGACCGAAATCCCGATCGGCTATGTCGGCGCGGTGATTTCTTATGTCGGCAAAACCTCAGAAGATGTGAGCGGCGCTGCTTTCACTCACGGAAATTTAGTAAATGTGGGCAATAAAGGGGTGTGGGTAACTCCCCTTTATCCGGGGAAACATCCGCTGAACACTCGCATTTTGAAAGTAGAGTTAGTGCCGACTACTAATATAGTATTGAATTGGTCTGGTAAAACAGAACGCCACAGTTACGATTCTAAACTTTCGTCTTTAACCGTGCGTTCTCAAGACGGTTTTGCCTTTGATTTAGAAGTAGCTCAGATTATTCACGTCGGCGCTTTGGATGCTCCAAAAGTCATCTCTCGCGTCGGTTCGATGCAGAATTTAGTAGACCACGTTTTGCAGCCGACAATTGGGAATTATTTCCGCAATTCGGCTCAAGCTTATTCTGTATTAGATTTTCTCTCCGCAAGAAGCGGCAGGCAAGCGGAAGCAGCCGAGTATATCAAAGCAGCTTTGCGTACCTACGACGTGCAGGCAATTGATACTTTAATCGGGGATATATTGCCGCCTGCAGAGTTGATGCAAACTCAAACCGATCGCAAAATTGCTGAGGAACAGTGCAAAACTTATGAGGTGCAGCAATTAGCACAAACTCAGCGGCAACAATTGGTGCGGGAAACGGCGCTGGCTGAGATTCAGCAAGAGATGGTGAAATCCGAACAAGGCGTGAAGATTTCTGAGTTGAAAGCCAATTCTCAGGTTAAACAAGCTCAAGGCGAAGCTGAGTCGATTCGGGTGAAGGGAAATGCTCAAGCTGAAGCTTATCGCGCGGGTGTTGTAGCTTTGGGAGGTTCGGGTTATACGGCTTTGCAGTTAATGCAAATTATAGGCGATCGCAAAGTGCGAGTTGTGCCGGATGTTGCGGTAACAGGCAACGGTAGCAGTGGGGGTTTAGTTGACGGTTTGCTGGGGATGATGATGTGGAATCAAACGAGCAAAAATGGAGAAAATGGCGGGGAGTTGCCGGTAGTTAAGTTACCGAAATCGGAACCTGCGGCCAAGTTACCAGTAGCCGAGGTAAATTCTGTTAAGCCGCCGGCATCTCGCGCTAATTCCCCTGTTGCGAATTCTGAGGCTGATATTGATTCGCTGTTTGATGAATTGCCGTTTGACGATCGATCTTTTAGTTAGGCTGTGAATTTTGTAATGATCACTGTAGGGGCGGGTTCACCAACCATCTGTGCCTAAAACAGATAATTTCATAAACCCGCCCCCACCCAACCGTAAATATTCATCTACCTTTTTCAAAATACAAGGGGAAGCATTGGAAATTCAAGCAGTTTTTTTGACTGGATGCAGTGGAAAGAAAACAGCAGGCGAGACACTGAAAAACTCTGCAAGTTTTTGTATG of Oscillatoria nigro-viridis PCC 7112 contains these proteins:
- a CDS encoding response regulator, with protein sequence MINQSNIIRVLIADDHYIVRQGLVALLNHESDVKVVAQASNGQEAVTMFRQHQPDVTLMDMRMPQMDGVAAIAAICAEFPSARIVVLTTYDGDENIYRGLQAGAKGYLLKDAEPKELLAAIRAVFEGKKYIPLAVGVKLADRLSGPELSDRELEVIRLIVAGKSNSEISEVLHISESTVKFHINNILSKMGVSDRTQAAISALKRGIVSL
- a CDS encoding SPFH domain-containing protein, coding for MLYSFLSKSQVKVRVLKQFAAAVSASLALSATTSLKPSPVLAASNIPPATQTSTQLVAKPNSSLQLGQLRTTVPVQTMQLDPGGFIPIAIGGMIIILVLPLFFGGLVVIGDREVGIVSKKFSFGGKSLPPGDLIALNGEAGYQADTLPPGWHWGYWPLQYNVRKESLTVVPQGEIALIIAAGGKSIPPQRILGKITECDNFQDARQFLKGGGEKGRQLGILTGGSYRINTALFTVITAANAAKHGMTPEQLKLYKIAPDKVGIVTTFDGIPIQDGEIAGPIIPNHDNFQNAQKFITAGGRRGLQEQVLLSGSWNLNPWFVGVDPVAMTEIPIGYVGAVISYVGKTSEDVSGAAFTHGNLVNVGNKGVWVTPLYPGKHPLNTRILKVELVPTTNIVLNWSGKTERHSYDSKLSSLTVRSQDGFAFDLEVAQIIHVGALDAPKVISRVGSMQNLVDHVLQPTIGNYFRNSAQAYSVLDFLSARSGRQAEAAEYIKAALRTYDVQAIDTLIGDILPPAELMQTQTDRKIAEEQCKTYEVQQLAQTQRQQLVRETALAEIQQEMVKSEQGVKISELKANSQVKQAQGEAESIRVKGNAQAEAYRAGVVALGGSGYTALQLMQIIGDRKVRVVPDVAVTGNGSSGGLVDGLLGMMMWNQTSKNGENGGELPVVKLPKSEPAAKLPVAEVNSVKPPASRANSPVANSEADIDSLFDELPFDDRSFS